The Rosa rugosa chromosome 3, drRosRugo1.1, whole genome shotgun sequence sequence CTGCAATGTTATTTGCAGAATCAATTCAAAAGTTGTGTCAAAAAACCTGGTTTCCTGAAATTGTGTCTCCACTGCAGAGTGCCTATGTCCCGGGCAGATTAATTTCTGAGAATACTTTAGTGGCAAACGAGGCTGCACACTTCATGCACAAGTTAAAGAATCAAGAGGCAGGTTTCTTCTCCTTAAAGCTTGACATTTCTAAGGCTGATGACAGACTTGATTGGTCTTTTATTCATGCTATTCTAACAAAGTTGGGCTTTGCATCTTAATGGATTCAAATCATCATGAATTGCATAACATCTATGGCTTATTCTATTCTCCTTCATGGAGAGCCTTCTTCTCTAATTACTCCTACACGAGGCATCAGACAATGTGATCCTTTATCACCTTATTTGTTCATCTTATGCAGTGAAGGGTTGTCAGCGTTGATATCACAAGCTGTGCAACAACATACCATTCAGGGACTTACTATGTGCCCTCAAGCCCCTACTTTGCATCATCTCTTCTTTGCATATGACAGCATACTCTTTGGCTCTGCTACAAATGAAGAATGTCTACAATACAAATTGATTCTTGATACTTATGAAAAGGCCTCAGGACAAAAGGtgaattttcagaaaatcaGTGTTGTTTTTAGTAATAATGTCAAGGAAGATAGACAAAAACAAATGGCGGCTATTCTGGGGGTTAAATGTGTCAAAGAGCATGACAAGTATCTGGGATTACCTATGAGAGTTGGAAGATCCAAGTCTGCCATTTTTGCTTCCATCAAAGAAAAGTTGACAAAGAAGTTAGTAAGTTGGAAGACAAAAATCCTGAGTGCAGCAAGAAAAGAAATTCTCATCAGAGCAATGACTCAAACTATGTCATTGTATGCAATGAATTGCTACTTATTGCCAAAAACTCTTTGTGATGACATTCATCAGCTATGTGCATCATTCTTTTGGGAAGACACTAATGACAAGAATTGAGTTGGGAGAAATTGTGCCTAACGAAACTTGAAGGTGG is a genomic window containing:
- the LOC133737345 gene encoding uncharacterized protein LOC133737345, with the translated sequence MAYSILLHGEPSSLITPTRGIRQCDPLSPYLFILCSEGLSALISQAVQQHTIQGLTMCPQAPTLHHLFFAYDSILFGSATNEECLQYKLILDTYEKASGQKVNFQKISVVFSNNVKEDRQKQMAAILGVKCVKEHDKYLGLPMRVGRSKSAIFASIKEKLTKKLVSWKTKILSAARKEILIRAMTQTMSLYAMNCYLLPKTLCDDIHQLCASFFWEDTNDKN